A single Brienomyrus brachyistius isolate T26 chromosome 11, BBRACH_0.4, whole genome shotgun sequence DNA region contains:
- the tm2d3 gene encoding LOW QUALITY PROTEIN: TM2 domain-containing protein 3 (The sequence of the model RefSeq protein was modified relative to this genomic sequence to represent the inferred CDS: deleted 1 base in 1 codon): MAAACQARLSLQGRCAMKAYAIMLLVFLDLCLKSVNGYLSSPPVSQEPPSSQVAQQSPVITSPVTPSSVPTTTPAVTSYVFKCPSRGLCSKLPPDCVNCTYHTNCTYGKPASFSCTAKSGVHCLGESGQRQTSFNLNVTCQFCWQLDPSQYRCSNSNNCMTVSCPRKRYTATCTVMEHVHCIGNREFSKRLFCNWTGGYKWSTALALSITLGGFGADRFYLGQWREGLGKLFSFGGLGIWTLIDVLLIGVGYVGPADGSLYI, encoded by the exons ATGGCGGCCGCCTGTCAGGCTCGGCTCTCACTGCAAGGCCGGTGCGCCATGAAGGCCTACGCGATTATGCTGCTGGTGTTCCTGGACCTCTGTCTCAAATCGGTTAACG GGTACCTGAGTTCCCCCCCTGTTAGTCAGGAGCCCCCCTCCAGCCAAGTTGCCCAGCAAAGCCCAGTCATCACAAGCCCTGTGACGCCATCATCTGTCCCCA CAACTACCCCTGCTGTAACTAGTTACGTGTTCAAGTGTCCAAGCAGGGGTCTGTGCAGTAAGTTGCCTCCAGATTGTgtcaactgcacctaccacacAAACTGCACCTATGGCAAGCCAGCGTCCTTCTCCTGCACTGCAAAGAGTGGCGTCCACTGCCTG GGGGAATCGGGCCAGCGGCAGACCAGCTTCAACCTGAACGTGACTTGCCAATTCTGCTGGCAGCTGGACCCCTCCCAATACCGGTGCTCCAACTCCAACAACTGCATGACTGTGTCCTGT CCCCGCAAGCGTTACACAGCCACCTGCACAGTCATGGAGCACGTGCACTGTATAG GGAATAGGGAGTTTTCCAAACGATTGTTCTGCAACTGGACAGGAGGCTACAAGTGGTCCACCGCCCTGGCACTCAG CATCACATTGGGTGGATTTGgggcagaccgcttctacctgGGTCAGTGGCGGGAGGGCCTTGGGAAGCTGTTTAGCTTTGGTGGCCTGGGGATATGGACCTTGATAGATGTACTACTGATTGGAGTGGGATATGTGGGACCAGCGGATGGCTCCCTCTACATTTAA